A genomic segment from [Limnothrix rosea] IAM M-220 encodes:
- a CDS encoding GAF domain-containing protein, with protein MMFDRSLNRVNERLNKTLARNRLLQDVINELQQQLAVNRVVLYYFYREWKGQVIAESLSHLQYSILGSTGADDCFNGAYAQLYLEGRISQVDDIECIGYEECHLNFLRSIQVRANLVIPVIVHDRLWGLLIAHHCEPRHWTAGDRQAMLTQARRLEQAPVLAERSF; from the coding sequence ATGATGTTTGACCGCAGTTTGAATCGTGTCAATGAGCGCTTGAACAAAACCCTTGCCCGTAACCGATTATTGCAGGATGTAATTAATGAGCTGCAACAACAGTTAGCGGTTAATCGCGTTGTTTTATATTATTTTTATCGTGAGTGGAAGGGACAGGTTATCGCCGAATCCCTCAGTCACCTCCAGTACTCTATTTTGGGTTCGACCGGTGCGGATGATTGTTTTAATGGTGCCTATGCGCAGCTTTATCTGGAGGGCCGTATTTCTCAGGTAGATGATATTGAGTGCATTGGCTATGAAGAATGTCACCTCAATTTTTTGCGATCTATTCAGGTGCGTGCAAACCTTGTAATTCCGGTCATTGTCCACGATCGCCTTTGGGGCCTATTAATTGCCCACCATTGTGAACCTCGCCATTGGACTGCGGGCGATCGCCAAGCAATGTTGACCCAAGCTCGCCGCCTCGAACAGGCTCCTGTTTTAGCTGAGCGTTCATTTTGA
- the petH gene encoding ferredoxin--NADP reductase, which produces MYGMTSTANSAGTKSYANRKFIYEVVGLGGDGCNENSLVRKSGSVFFTVPYSRMSQEMNRIIKMGGKIVSIRPAGTEGVEANGIDSLQTAKAYQPSMIIHPKTTDETIPVNIYRPKTPFIGKCIENYELVSEGGSGTVRHVTFDISEGDLRYLEGQSIGIIPPGIDESRGKPHKLRLYSIASTRHGDKEDNKTVSLCVRQLEYEDPETGEQVQGVCSTYLCNLPVGDDEVSITGPVGKEMLLPDDEEATIVMLATGTGIAPFRAFLWRMFKEQHEDYKFRGKAWLIFGVPYTANILYKDDFEKMAADYPDNFKLTYAISREQKTAEGGKMYVQSRVSEYADELFELIQKPNTHVYMCGLKGMEPPISDTFTTEAEKRGMDWEEMKKAMKKEHRWHVEVY; this is translated from the coding sequence ATGTACGGTATGACAAGCACAGCAAACTCCGCCGGAACAAAATCCTACGCAAACCGTAAATTTATTTACGAAGTAGTAGGGCTAGGCGGCGATGGTTGCAACGAAAATTCCCTGGTTCGGAAAAGCGGCAGTGTGTTTTTTACTGTTCCCTATTCCAGAATGAGCCAAGAGATGAACCGCATCATCAAAATGGGAGGCAAAATCGTCAGTATCCGCCCAGCCGGAACTGAAGGTGTTGAAGCGAATGGGATTGATTCTCTGCAAACAGCAAAAGCATATCAACCCTCTATGATCATTCACCCTAAAACAACAGACGAAACCATCCCCGTTAATATTTACCGCCCGAAAACACCGTTTATTGGTAAATGCATCGAGAACTACGAACTCGTTAGTGAAGGCGGTAGTGGTACTGTTCGCCACGTTACCTTTGATATCTCAGAAGGCGATCTACGCTATCTCGAAGGTCAAAGTATTGGTATTATTCCCCCCGGCATTGATGAAAGCCGCGGTAAGCCTCACAAATTAAGACTTTACTCCATCGCTTCTACTCGCCATGGTGACAAGGAAGATAACAAAACGGTCTCCCTTTGTGTGCGCCAGCTAGAGTATGAAGATCCTGAAACTGGTGAACAGGTACAGGGGGTTTGTTCTACCTACCTTTGTAACTTACCCGTTGGCGACGACGAAGTAAGTATCACAGGTCCTGTCGGTAAAGAAATGCTCTTGCCTGATGATGAAGAGGCAACGATTGTCATGCTTGCAACGGGTACAGGTATTGCACCTTTCCGTGCTTTCTTGTGGCGTATGTTTAAGGAGCAGCATGAGGACTATAAGTTCCGTGGCAAGGCTTGGTTAATCTTTGGTGTTCCTTACACTGCCAATATTCTCTACAAAGATGATTTTGAGAAGATGGCTGCAGATTATCCCGATAATTTCAAACTAACCTACGCGATTAGTCGTGAGCAAAAGACGGCAGAAGGCGGCAAGATGTATGTTCAAAGCCGTGTGAGTGAGTATGCAGATGAGTTGTTTGAACTTATCCAGAAGCCTAATACCCATGTTTATATGTGTGGTCTGAAGGGCATGGAGCCTCCTATTTCTGATACTTTTACTACGGAAGCGGAAAAGCGTGGTATGGACTGGGAAGAGATGAAGAAAGCAATGAAGAAGGAGCACCGTTGGCATGTAGAGGTTTACTAG
- a CDS encoding winged helix-turn-helix domain-containing protein: protein MLSLDLMSNTLDAELSTKARILVVEDEEVIRDMIVMGLQEEGYEVFFADNGRTALNMLQNPEFNAPDMPLDLLILDIMLPQVNGLDLCRFLRYQGNTIPILILSAKASETDRVLGLEVGADDYLTKPFSLRELVARCRALLRRQQFIKSTPQQTVRQFKDISLFPEECRVVVRGEEANLSPKEYKLLELFMGYPRRVWSRDQLIDQVWGADFLGDTKTVDVHIRWLREKLEVDPSQPEYLITVRGFGYRFG from the coding sequence ATGCTTTCCCTTGATTTGATGTCAAACACTTTAGATGCTGAGCTATCAACCAAAGCACGAATTTTAGTGGTTGAGGACGAGGAAGTAATCCGCGACATGATTGTCATGGGATTGCAAGAGGAAGGCTATGAAGTTTTCTTTGCCGATAATGGTCGAACCGCGCTTAATATGCTGCAAAATCCGGAGTTTAATGCGCCGGATATGCCTTTGGATCTGTTGATTCTTGATATTATGCTGCCGCAGGTTAACGGCCTCGATTTATGTCGTTTTTTGCGGTATCAGGGTAATACGATTCCTATTTTGATTTTGAGTGCGAAAGCCAGTGAAACGGATCGGGTTTTGGGCTTAGAAGTTGGTGCGGATGATTATTTAACGAAGCCATTTAGTTTGCGGGAATTGGTGGCGCGTTGTCGGGCATTGTTGCGTCGCCAGCAATTTATTAAAAGCACGCCTCAGCAAACGGTACGTCAGTTTAAGGATATTTCTTTATTTCCGGAGGAATGCCGCGTGGTGGTGCGGGGTGAGGAAGCGAATTTATCGCCCAAGGAATATAAATTGCTGGAGCTGTTTATGGGCTATCCTCGCCGGGTTTGGTCACGGGATCAGCTGATTGATCAAGTGTGGGGGGCAGATTTTCTTGGTGATACAAAAACAGTCGATGTGCATATCCGTTGGCTCCGGGAAAAGCTCGAAGTTGATCCTAGTCAACCGGAATATTTGATTACTGTGCGGGGCTTTGGCTATCGGTTTGGCTAG